A genomic stretch from Sulfobacillus thermosulfidooxidans includes:
- a CDS encoding PLP-dependent aminotransferase family protein, with protein MRAFQKVAEKIRLDIENGVWRIGDTLSSERQMAAQYQVSRSTIRRAWEELETMGYIKWDAFSPPQVINIPQWPTAIVRSRLTQWSHPQSQPISTFLSDLMSAAASQARFNFEIGMPDASLLPIFELESVIRELFTQRTREVFSYSPTAGIDRVREAIAEEFLGRRNLHLSPDHLLITSGSLQALDLLSSLWIRPGDIIITESPTFAGALQIFRAHGAQIIGIDVGTEGINPAQIKEALSRHDTRLMYLQPYYQNPTSVSLSEKTRQAILDLAISYHVPIIEDDAYGFLAPGYSLPLRAYKGAEDHVIYINTFSKILAPGLRVGLIAGPPDLIYQLTQIKQLGDLHTGTVSQLLVEGWLRSGNIDRYIGEVRRVYAERIKTAKQLLGDLGFPIWGNPHNGFYVFAQLPASLSALAFHQYAAKRDVLFAPGLAFGTDDQFRHWIRLCVSTANPMAIHTGFARLSRLVKAYQSTAVSSGL; from the coding sequence ATGCGAGCATTTCAAAAAGTTGCTGAAAAAATTCGGCTAGACATTGAAAATGGTGTTTGGCGCATTGGAGACACTTTGTCCTCCGAACGGCAAATGGCTGCTCAGTATCAGGTTAGCCGGTCAACAATTCGGCGTGCGTGGGAAGAACTCGAAACAATGGGTTATATTAAATGGGATGCCTTTTCACCTCCTCAAGTCATCAATATACCGCAGTGGCCAACGGCCATCGTTCGCTCCCGGCTGACCCAATGGAGCCACCCTCAGTCTCAGCCGATATCGACTTTCTTAAGCGATTTAATGTCGGCAGCGGCCAGTCAAGCTCGCTTTAATTTTGAAATCGGGATGCCCGATGCGTCACTGCTGCCCATTTTTGAACTCGAAAGCGTTATCCGGGAACTGTTTACGCAAAGAACCCGTGAAGTTTTTTCTTACTCACCAACCGCGGGGATCGACCGCGTCCGAGAAGCAATTGCCGAAGAATTTTTAGGCCGACGAAATCTTCATCTTTCGCCAGACCACCTTCTCATCACATCGGGATCATTACAAGCCCTCGATTTATTAAGCAGTTTGTGGATACGGCCCGGCGACATTATCATCACTGAGTCCCCAACGTTTGCTGGAGCACTGCAAATATTTCGGGCACATGGCGCACAAATCATTGGGATTGACGTGGGAACTGAAGGCATTAATCCGGCGCAAATAAAAGAGGCCCTGTCACGTCATGATACGCGTTTGATGTATTTACAGCCCTATTATCAAAATCCGACCAGTGTGAGCCTGAGTGAAAAAACTCGACAAGCGATATTAGATCTCGCAATCTCCTATCATGTCCCCATCATTGAAGATGACGCCTATGGTTTTTTAGCTCCGGGTTATTCGTTACCTTTAAGAGCCTATAAGGGTGCGGAAGACCATGTAATTTATATCAACACCTTCTCCAAAATTTTGGCGCCTGGTCTTCGCGTTGGATTGATTGCGGGGCCGCCGGATCTCATTTACCAACTCACCCAAATCAAACAGTTAGGAGATTTACATACCGGGACGGTGAGTCAATTATTAGTGGAAGGGTGGTTAAGGAGCGGCAACATTGACCGGTATATAGGTGAGGTCCGTAGAGTCTATGCGGAACGCATCAAAACCGCCAAACAGCTGTTGGGGGACCTAGGCTTCCCCATTTGGGGAAATCCTCATAATGGTTTTTATGTATTTGCCCAACTTCCCGCATCCCTGAGTGCCCTCGCTTTTCATCAATACGCCGCCAAACGCGATGTTCTCTTCGCCCCGGGTCTGGCGTTTGGTACCGATGATCAATTTCGCCATTGGATAAGACTATGTGTCAGCACCGCAAATCCTATGGCTATTCACACCGGTTTTGCCCGCCTCTCAAGGCTCGTCAAAGCCTATCAAAGCACAGCTGTTTCTTCTGGTCTTTGA
- a CDS encoding PLP-dependent aminotransferase family protein, which translates to MSVSEMKSSSSHNPLLSRSPLDFQVSNLFAGGLDFAKGIAASDFTSQPVNNDADVIALAFGLPDPELFLLEDLRDAADKALRTDGLRALQYGGGSGMRRLPEWIRTIQAARRHIPCQPEELVLTHGSSQAMDLIARVFLNPGDEVWFERPTYFGAIKIFGLRGAVERDFPMDEDGLIVDAVAEELAHRRRNGEPLPKLFYTIPNYQNPSGRSMTLSRREQLIHLAQQYHFLIVEDDAYGDLGFDGNTLPTLRQLSPNHVLYLNTLSKTIAPGFRVGWIIAPAEAVAKIREVKAEGANGGFVQEVLSRFLESIDYDAHIAHLKTHYQSRRDAMLEALERDFSTLCAWTKPSGGFFVWLTLPSLTTLSQMMALSEKMGVSFVPGTAFYVGDGGQNHIRLSFSLYPPVAIREGMKRLKQLIESVQQ; encoded by the coding sequence ATGTCTGTTTCAGAAATGAAATCCTCCTCTTCGCACAACCCCTTGTTGTCCCGATCCCCATTGGACTTTCAGGTTTCGAATCTTTTTGCCGGAGGCCTAGATTTTGCCAAGGGCATTGCCGCAAGTGATTTTACGTCCCAACCTGTCAATAACGACGCGGATGTCATCGCCCTGGCTTTTGGATTGCCTGATCCGGAGCTGTTTTTGCTTGAGGATCTGCGTGATGCTGCGGATAAGGCGTTACGGACCGATGGGCTGAGGGCATTACAATATGGCGGAGGATCCGGCATGAGGCGGTTGCCAGAATGGATTCGAACCATTCAAGCAGCGAGGCGCCATATTCCTTGTCAGCCTGAGGAGTTGGTATTGACTCATGGTTCGTCACAAGCTATGGACTTGATTGCCCGGGTCTTTTTAAATCCTGGAGATGAAGTCTGGTTTGAACGACCGACATATTTCGGTGCGATTAAAATTTTTGGCCTACGGGGCGCTGTCGAACGAGATTTTCCTATGGATGAGGATGGTCTAATAGTGGATGCTGTCGCAGAAGAATTAGCCCATCGTCGCCGAAACGGTGAACCTTTACCCAAGTTATTTTATACCATTCCCAATTACCAAAATCCTAGTGGCCGGTCGATGACGTTATCGAGGCGAGAGCAACTGATTCATTTAGCCCAGCAATATCATTTTCTGATTGTTGAAGATGATGCCTACGGTGATTTGGGTTTTGATGGGAACACGCTGCCCACTCTTCGCCAACTTTCTCCCAATCATGTGCTGTATTTGAATACTTTGTCCAAAACTATCGCACCCGGTTTTCGGGTGGGCTGGATTATAGCTCCTGCCGAAGCGGTGGCCAAAATCCGGGAAGTGAAGGCGGAAGGGGCAAATGGAGGATTTGTTCAAGAAGTTCTGAGCAGATTTTTAGAGTCTATCGACTATGATGCGCATATTGCCCATCTCAAAACACATTATCAAAGTCGGCGCGATGCGATGTTAGAAGCTTTGGAACGCGATTTTTCAACACTGTGTGCGTGGACTAAACCGAGTGGAGGATTTTTTGTTTGGCTGACATTACCAAGCCTGACCACCCTTTCTCAAATGATGGCGTTAAGTGAAAAAATGGGTGTCAGTTTTGTCCCCGGAACAGCATTTTATGTGGGAGACGGCGGGCAAAATCATATTCGACTCAGCTTTTCGCTGTATCCTCCTGTTGCCATAAGGGAAGGCATGAAGCGGCTTAAGCAATTAATAGAATCTGTCCAACAATAA